Below is a genomic region from Actinomadura sp. NAK00032.
AGGGGTGCATCTAGGGAGCTGTTCCCTTGAACGAGAGGCAGTGAGGCGGGAAGGTCTTTACCCTGGGTGGTGCAGGTAACCGACCGCAGGAAACCGAACCCGGCAACCCCGAGGCGTTCCCCCCACTCCCGCGACTCCCAGGGGTCTCTCGACGTGACGGACATGGCGAGCGGGTCCGCGATGGCGCGGCTGACACAGGCCGACCGCGTCCACGTGGGCTGGCGCTATGCACAGGTTCACCCCGATCCGGGGCCGCCTCCGGAGGCGCCCGAGCGGCCCGGAGGGGCACCGCTGCCGCCGCCGACCCGGCGGCCCGGCGAGCACATGGCCGGCCGTCCGCTGCGGATCGCGGTCGGCGGGACCGTCGTGTTCATCGTGCTGTTCCTGGTATGCGGGCTGCTCGGCGTGATCCCGTGGGCGTTCGCCGGGGTGGCGCTGCTCGCGTGCCTGGTCGTTCTCGGCATCACGGGCGGCGGGCTGTGGCGGGACGAGCGGGGCGTCCGCGAACGGCTCGCGCAGGAGCGCTCCGAGGACGAGCGGCAGCGGGCCGCGCAGGCGCGCGAGCGCGAGGCCGCGGAGAAGGCGTACGCGAAGGCTCGGGCCGAATGGGAGCGCAGGCAGGCCGCGTACGAGGGCCAGCGCGAGTGGTACCCGGTCGCCGTCCCGCCCGGAGTCGACCGGCTGGACGTGGTCGGCGGGACGCTCGCCGGATGGTCCGCGGCCGTCACCACCATGGGCGCGGCCCGGCTCGCGGTGGGCGCGCGGCTCACCGTCATCGACCTGTCGGAGGGCGCGGTCGCGCACGACCTGCTGCGGCTCGCGGCGGACCGCGGCGACGATCCCCTGGTGTGGGTGCTGCCCGCCGACCTGCCCCGGCTGGATGTGACCCGGGGCCTGAACCGCGAGGCGCTGGCGGACGTCCTGTCGCTGGTCGTCAGCGCGGGCGAGGAGGAGGGCGGCACCCGGGACCTGTCGTTCGACAACTCCATCCTGGAGCGGCTCATCGAGGTCCTCGGGCCGGACGCGACGATCCCGCGGATCACGGCGGCGCTGCGCGTCCTCGCCCAGGTCGGCGACCCGCGCGAGGACCTCCGGAAGGGGCTGCTGAGCGACGAGCAGCTGGAGCGCATCGCCACCCTCTTCGGGCGCGACGCGACGGACCGGATCGTCGTCCGGCGGGCCTGGGCGCTGGAGGCGCAGCTCCGGAAGCTGGAGAAGCTCGCGACCGAGCCCGTGCGGCTGCCGCCGTCCAGACTGCACGTGGTGTCGATGGACCGGCGCGCGGGCGTCCTCACCAACCGGATCCTCGGGACGTACGTGACGACCGCGCTCACCCACCGGATCCGGGAGTCCCCGCCCGGCGGACGATGGGACCACACCCTCTTCCTGTGCGGGGCGGAGAAGCTGCGCGGGGACGTCCTCGACCGCCTCATCGACGCGTGCGAGGCGACCGGAACCGGCCTCGTGCTGATGTACCGGTCGATCCCCGGGCACGTGCGCGAGCGGCTCGGCCGGCGGGGCCACGCCGCCGTCGGCTTCATGCGGCTCGGCAACCCCGAGGACGCGCGGGTCGCCGCCGAGCACATCGGCGCCGGGCAACCGCTCCTTGTCGCGGAGATCACCGACGCGGCCGGGGAGACGCTGTTCGACGTCGCGGGGGAGACCTACGCCAGCACGGTCGCGTTCGCGCGCCCGCGCGGCGACGGCCTCACCGACCCCGTCTGGTCGCCGCTGCCGGCACCGGCCGCCGACGACTCCGTCCTGGTGGAGGGCATCAGCTCGGCGACGGCCTGGGGCCGGACGGTCGCCGACCGCCGGACGGACAGGCAGCGCTTCCGCGAGCTGCTCGTCGAGCCGCCGCAGCTGCAGGAGCTGCCGCCGACCGCGATGGTGTTCACGCACTCCGGCGCCAGCGGCCGCCGCACGCTGCTGGTGGACGCCAACCCGGGCATCATCACGCTGCCGACCGCGCATTCGATGGAGTTCGAGGAGTACGTCCGCGAGCAGCAGCGGGAGCCGCTCGCCGAGGTCGAGGACGACGCACTGGAGGAGCCGCGCGCCGCCCCCGCCGACCCGCCGGAGGCTCCCGAGCCCCGTCGCACCGCCCGGCACGCGCTGCCCCGGGGCGCGTCACGACCGGTGCGGATCGTCCCGCCGCTGCGCCCCAACGGCAGGCACAAGGCCGATCCGCCGTCGTCCGCCTGATCTTCGGCAAGCACATCGCGGGCCGATATAGCGGGTTGATGGGTTGTGTCGAGGTGCAATTAGCTGCCCTGATGGACTGGGCACTTCTGGACACCCGAATCCTTTGATTCTCCGGATCGGCTGGTCCAGTCGGATGTTTTCTGGGTGGTGAAGATCGCCGTTGTGCGGCCGCCGAGTAGCGCAGCGTTACCCATGGAGCGGTAGCAATTAGGACATGACGCGTTGCGCGTTCTGTCCGGTTTGCTGGTTTGCTGGTTTGTGGTGTGATCTGGGTCCGGGGGGTTGCTCCGGACATGGCCACCAGGTACGAGTACCTGGGCGGTGCGGCCTGGCATTTCGACGACGATGACGGGCTGACCAAGGAAAACGGCCAGAGGCCGAACTACGAGTTCACGTACCGGGTGGCCGAGGGGCAGATCACCGCCGTCACCACCGAGACCCTCACCAGCGGTGGCGGGCAGCGGGTCGCCAAGATAGAACTGCTGGACGGCTGGCTGCGGCCTCGGCAGACCCAGGCGCCCGGTCCAGGCGGCCGCCTGATGGGCGATACCTTCTATGACGAGCGCGGCCAGGTCGTCAAGTCCTACGCTCCTTACTCCGCGGCCGGTGATCCAGAGACTGCCCTGTTCGGGGTCGGCGCCCCCGGCAACGTCGAGACCCAGACCCGTACCGAGTACGACGGGCTGGGGCGCAAGACCGTCGAGAAGCTCACCAAGGGAAACGGATCGCAGCCCGAACAGGAGTTGTGGCGCACCACCTACTCCTACGGCGGCGCCAACCGTGTCTCGATCATCCCACCCGCCGGCGGCACCCCGACCACGGAGATCAACAACGCGCGCGGCCAGGTGATCGAACGCCGTCAGCACAAGGCGTCCACTTCGACTGGGGACTTCGACGCCACCGCCTACACCTACACCCCGTCCGGCGAGATCGCCGCCCAACCTCCGGAAAGATCTAGAGAGGTTCGCCCCGCGACTGCAAGGGAAACTGGCGTACTGCTCGGACTACAGCAACGACCCGATCTGCAGTTCCGCAACGCCCGGCCTGCCCGACTTCCTGGACATCATCGGCATGGTTCCAGCCGTGGGGACGCCTCCGACATCATCAACGCCATCGCCTACGCCGTGAAGGGCGACTGGAAGAATGCGGGCATCTCCACGGTGGCCCTGCTCCCCGTGGTAGGCCAGGCCGCCGCCGGAGCACGGCTGGCTCCCAAGGTCCCCACGGGGTGCGTGAGCAGCTTCGTCCCTGGGACGCCGGTCCTCTTGGCTGACGGAACCAGCAAGGCCATCGAAGACCTGCACGTCGGAGACGAGGTCCTGGCCACCGACCCCGAGACCGGGGAGGCCACGGCGGAACCCGTTCTTGACACCATCACCAGCAAGGGCGACAAGAACCTCGTCCAGATCACCATCAACGCGGGCGCTCCGGCTCTCGGCTGGACGGAGGCTGACACGCCCGGGCCTGCGACCGCAACACCTCTCTCGAGAAGTCGAAGAGCGGCGTGCTCATCGCCACTGACACCCACCCCTTCTGGGTTGGTGGCGACATCAACGCCTGGGTCGAGGCCGTCGACCTCAAGCCCGGCATGTGGCTCCGCACCAGCGCCGGCACCTACGTTCAGATCACCGCCACCGAACACAAGACCACCCATCACCAACGCGTCCACGACCTCACCGTCGCCAACCTCCACACGTACTATGTGGTGGCGGGTGCCGCCACGCCGGTACTCGTTCACAATAGAACCCGCGATCTTCCGGAAGGGTAGAGGGAGAGTGCCCTACGGGAGATCGAATGCTCCGAGAACGCGATCTCCTGTCTCATTGCTTCGATGACCGACCCGGCGGTCAGCAATTTCATCTCTTGCTGGCCAATGTATCGAGACGGGGATGCAATTTACGTCCAGAATTCGCTCATCATCCTGGGTGAGCTCAATGAACCGTTCGACCCGCAAGAGCCGTGGCGGTACGTAGAGCCTCACCGTGAAGTCGACGAGGATGGGAATCGCATCTCCGAGTGGGTGACGAGCGCGGCCGAGGTGCGGCAGTTCCGCGAGTCCACCTGGGGCCGGCGAGGACACACAAGCGCAAGTATTCGTCCCCGCCCCGCCCGCGCCGCCCGGCCCGCCGAACCACTCGAAGGGCCCCGAGCGCCGCAAAGCCCCTGCTAGAAGTGGTCTTGCCTGGAGATCAACTTCATTTAGCGGGGGCCTTGCGTGTCCTCAAGTGCCACATACTCCGTCACGCTCGACATGTGGCGAGAGGCGGTGCTGTTCCTGTCCGGCCTGCTGCACGCCAAACGATGCGGGCGCGGTACCCGCGGGGGCCTGCGGACACTGGGCTGCTTCGCCCGAGCGGTGCTGGTCCTGCGCTGGTTTATCGACGGCACCCGCATCACCGAACTCGTGGATCTTTACTGTAAGCCTTTCGCCGTACAAGTTTCTCTGCAGGTTGACGGTGTCGACTTCATCGGCCCAAAGCACTACATTCCAATATTTGATATTATGAGCTCGGTGTTGTCTGTGCTGAGCGGGATGCTGGTGCGAGGGAAGAGGGTTATTGATTTTACTGAGACATCCAAGCGAATCTCTTTCGAGATGCGCGGCAACCTTTGTCGTCTTGAAGTGCTCAATCAGCAAAAGGCTGCGTCGGTGGCGGTCGATGAGCTCGTCCATGTGATGGAAAATTTCCTCGATTTGGCCCTTGGTGAGATGATGTCGAGAGTTCCCGGAATGGAACGCAACGTGCACATGGGCAAATTCCTGGCCACGTAGAGTCGTCCTTGCTGTGTCGAAATGGTCTAACGGCTGGAGTGGCGCTCATCCGCCGCTGGGCCTGCGCCCTCGGGCGCCGCTCGCGCCTTTGAACGTCCTCAGCGTAAATGACTCGTTCCGCACCGACTCTTCGAGTTCTCCGCTGACGAGCAACTGCTCGGTATCGAAATTCTCACCATCGAGGGTTTGTTGAAGAATGGGTGCGCCCGTGCGGCCGAGGGGTGTGATCGCGCTTGCCGACCAGGGGTATTTGGATGCGGGGATCCGCTTGCAGTTCCGCGCATCCCTTTCATCTGCCGGTTAAGGCACGTATTCGGTGGCATGGCAGAGAGTGAAGATACTGAATAGGGATGGTGGAGATATATCGTGGGTAGTCCACTCCATGAGGTCGTGACGAGCGACTTCAGGGCACTGTTCATGCTAGGAAAAGACGACGAACCCGACTCGGTGGAGAACGTTGACGTAGAGGTCACGTTTTCGGACGGGACGCGGTGGGGGGCAACCTTCATTACGGTTGGCGAGATAGAACGCATTATGGACCGTTGGCGCTCCAGTGGGGAGGGGCGAAGCGGCACCTTTTTTCGCTGTCCTGACCTGGTAATAGTGCGTGACGGCGGTGTTCGTGCAATCACCGCCGTACTCGAGTCGGCAGTTAGCCAGGACAGGCGTTCCGAGATCCTTACCCATCTGGGTTCATCGGAATGACCTGACTGGATGGAGGATCGTCAGGGAGAATATCGCCCGATCGCCACCAGCGGCAGCCTGTGCGGTTGCCCGGGGGCCGCCGCACAGGCGGGGGTGGTCAGTCCCAGGTGGTGCCGGCGGGGTCGTTGATGATGTTGTTGATGGTGTTGAACAGGTTGCTGGTGGCCATCCATAGGGTCAGGGTCGCGCGCTGGCGCTCGTCGTAGTGTTTGACGAGGTCGTCCCAGACCGTGTCGGGGATGGCGTCGCCGGAGCGGTCGTTCATGCGGGTGGCGGCCTCGGCCAGGGCCAGGGCGGCGCGTTCGGCGTCGGTGAAGAACGGCGACTGGCGCCAGGCGGCGACGGAGGTCATCTGGTCTTCGGTGACTCCGGCCTTCCGGGCTTCGGCCGCGTCGGCGTACAGGCAGGCGCTGCCGCCGTTGATCTGGCTGCCGCGCATGCCGGCCAGCATGAGCGTGGAGGCGGGGACGATGCCCTGCTCCATGTCGTGCTGCAGCGCCTGCATGAGGGCGCCGATCGCCTCGCCTGCGGGCGGAACCAGGTAGGCGGGGTTGCTCATTCGTGCTCGCATCGCGGATCCTCCATGGATCTTCAGTGCTGGGTTGCCTCTCTGACGACCGGCGGAGTTCCGAGGTGACCGATACTCGCAACTGGTTCCGGCGTGGAGGGCGCATGGCGCTTTTGATGGGGCGTTGGCGTGGGGAGGTGGGGGGCGTCAGGATGCTGGGGTGACTTTGCCGCCTGGGATGCCGCCGTTGCCGCCCTATCGAGGGGGGACCGGTGTGCCGCCGGGTGGGCCGCCGCCGGGGATGCGGGCCGGGCCGCCGGAGGCTGAGCCGTTCGTGCTGCCTGGGCCCTGGTACCGGATCCAGGCGATTCCGGCGCCGCAGCGGGACGGGTCGGCGGAGTGGGACTTCGTGAGCGTGCTGCCCGCGGCGCTGTCGGCGGCGCGGCGGGGCAGGCCGTTCGTGGTGGGGTGGTTGTCGGCGGGGGCGGGTGCGCCGCTGGAGCTGATCACCAATGCCGGGCCGATCGGGACGCCCGTGCCCGGGGTGGAGACGCACGGGCTGCTGTTTCCCAGCGGGGCGCGGGGTGTGCCGATCGGGGACGGGTGGCTGCGGCAGGCGGAGCGGATGGCGTGGACGCGGTGTCCGGGGCGGCTCGCGCCGCAGGGGGCCGAGGGCGGGCCCGGGTTGTTCGAGGCGACGCTCGTGACGTTGATGGAGCGTCCGTTCGGGTGGTTCGTCGTCGCCGATCCCTGTGATGAGCGAATGATCGACGAGGAGATGCGGGAGCTGCACCACGAGCTGCGCATGCTTCGGAGGGGTGAGGACGAGCACGCGCGGCTGGCGGTGGCGAGGGCCGATCAGCGGCTCGCCGAGCTGGACGCGTTCCGCGAGGCCGGGCTGTGGCAGGTCCGGGTGGTGGCGGGGGCGGCATCGCAGGACGAACTCGGGCAGATCGCGCCCGTGTTGGTCGGGTCTATGGAGCTTGGACACCATCCCTACCGGCTCAGGTCGGGGCAGGGGAGCGGGTCGTTCGCCGAGATGCTCAGCCCAGGGATGCCGCCCGTGCCGGTGCGGCCGATGGCGGAGGCGGAGCAGCGGTTCCCGTTCGTCGCCACGGCGGGGGCGCTGGCGGCCCTGGCCGGGTTGCCGCGCCGGGAGGTCCCCGGGCTGCGGGTGCTGGAGGCCGGCTATTTCGACGTGACGTCGGAGACCGAGCCGCAGGGCGGGGAGCCGCAGATCGAGCTGGGCGCCATCCTGGACGGGCAGGATCGGGAGGTTGGACGGTTCGCCGTGCCCCGGTCGACCATTAACCGGCATGTTTTCGTGACGGGTGCTACAGGGGCTGGGAAGTCGCAGACCGTTCGGCATCTGCTGGAGCAACTCACGCGGGCGGGTATCCCTTGGCTGGCCATCGAGCCGGCGAAGTCGGAGTACGCGGCGATGGCGGGGCGCATTCAGGATCTGGGCGGGCCGGTGACGGTGGTGAATCCGTCCGATCCCGACTCGGTGCCGTTGTCGGTGAATCCGCTTGCGCCGGAGCCGGGATACCCGGTGCAGGCGCATATCGACATGGTGCGGGCGCTGTTCCAGGCCGCGTTCGACGCGGAAGAGCCGTTCCCGCAGATCATGGCGCAGGCGCTCCAGCGGGTGTACGAGAACAACGGGTGGGACGTGGTGACGGGTGCGGGTGTGCCCGGGTCGCTGATCGAGCCTGCCGTTCCCACGTTGGAGCAGTTGCAGAATGCTGCGCTCCAGGTCATCCAAGATGTTGGTTACGGGCGCGAGTTGATGGCCGACGTGCAGGGGTTCGTTGACGTTCGGCTGCGGTCGCTGCGCATCGGGTCGGCGGGACGGTTCTTTGAGGGCGGGCACCCTGCCGATATCGGCGGGATGCTTCGCGACAACATCGTGCTCGCCATTGAGGACGTCGCGAACGACGAGGACAAGGCGTTCCTCATGGGGACGCTCATCATCCGCATCGTCGAGCATCTGCGGATGCGGGAGCGCAAGCGCGACAAGGCGACGGGGTCGGTGCTGCGGCACGTCATCGTCATCGAGGAGGCGCATCGGCTGCTGCGCAATCGCGGCCCCGAGCGCGGCAGCTCGCATGCCGTCGAGTTGTTCGCCGGGATGCTCGCCGAGATCCGGGCTTATGGCGAGGGCATCATCGTCGCCGAGCAGATTCCGACGAAGCTGGTTCCGGACGTCATCAAGAACACCGCGCTGAAGGTCGTCCATCGGCTGCCCGCGTTCGACGACCGGCATCAGGTCGGTGCGGCGATGAACCTGGACGGCGACCAGTCGCGTGAAGTGGTGTCGCTGCGGCCGGGTGTCGCGGCGGTGTTCGCGGACGGCATGGACCGTCCGCTGCGGGTCCGGGTGCCGCTGGGCGAGGGGCGCGAGGCGGAGCTGCCCGGCCCGCCGCCGCCCGTGGACGGACGGC
It encodes:
- a CDS encoding carboxymuconolactone decarboxylase family protein, with the protein product MRARMSNPAYLVPPAGEAIGALMQALQHDMEQGIVPASTLMLAGMRGSQINGGSACLYADAAEARKAGVTEDQMTSVAAWRQSPFFTDAERAALALAEAATRMNDRSGDAIPDTVWDDLVKHYDERQRATLTLWMATSNLFNTINNIINDPAGTTWD
- a CDS encoding ATP-binding protein yields the protein MLPGPWYRIQAIPAPQRDGSAEWDFVSVLPAALSAARRGRPFVVGWLSAGAGAPLELITNAGPIGTPVPGVETHGLLFPSGARGVPIGDGWLRQAERMAWTRCPGRLAPQGAEGGPGLFEATLVTLMERPFGWFVVADPCDERMIDEEMRELHHELRMLRRGEDEHARLAVARADQRLAELDAFREAGLWQVRVVAGAASQDELGQIAPVLVGSMELGHHPYRLRSGQGSGSFAEMLSPGMPPVPVRPMAEAEQRFPFVATAGALAALAGLPRREVPGLRVLEAGYFDVTSETEPQGGEPQIELGAILDGQDREVGRFAVPRSTINRHVFVTGATGAGKSQTVRHLLEQLTRAGIPWLAIEPAKSEYAAMAGRIQDLGGPVTVVNPSDPDSVPLSVNPLAPEPGYPVQAHIDMVRALFQAAFDAEEPFPQIMAQALQRVYENNGWDVVTGAGVPGSLIEPAVPTLEQLQNAALQVIQDVGYGRELMADVQGFVDVRLRSLRIGSAGRFFEGGHPADIGGMLRDNIVLAIEDVANDEDKAFLMGTLIIRIVEHLRMRERKRDKATGSVLRHVIVIEEAHRLLRNRGPERGSSHAVELFAGMLAEIRAYGEGIIVAEQIPTKLVPDVIKNTALKVVHRLPAFDDRHQVGAAMNLDGDQSREVVSLRPGVAAVFADGMDRPLRVRVPLGEGREAELPGPPPPVDGRRSAACGCECRSGRACTLFELREADILAGGDGWAWLRLWADTLVLAHVVNRPLPAVPAELGRSWSRLAPRLRECALATVLERAVTRRSRSLRAAYPPADLTAAAADVAGQLLGGAAPGAAPGPQWMIPQVKWLHELDRLFPYGEGAPDKHALAPPLDYPLAGLKQPPDARLGHRLRALRRHPLSMELARNRPIALTALYGDDDQAGFYQDLSVVAIGFDEDEQIDHVAGTMGVTEWLEPVLSWFERFVHPFEDPSAGLSFLSPSRDARESAES
- a CDS encoding polymorphic toxin-type HINT domain-containing protein yields the protein MLIATDTHPFWVGGDINAWVEAVDLKPGMWLRTSAGTYVQITATEHKTTHHQRVHDLTVANLHTYYVVAGAATPVLVHNRTRDLPEG